The region TGCTATGGCATCCTTTACACCGATGGATCCGGCGAGTTTGAACGCAAGCTCCGATGAATCCACTTCGTGATAAGAACCATCCAAGAGCTCAACCTTTATGTCGATTAACGGGTATCCGTATGTGGTGCCCTTTTCCAGGGTCTCTTTAATCCCCGCCTCTATACTGGAGATATATTCCCGGGGTATGACACCGCCCACGGTCTTATTTTCAAAGATAAATCCGGCCCCCTCATGGGGAGATACCTGCAGGACGACATGGCCGTATTGACCGCGCCCCCCGGATTGCTTGATATACTTGCCCGTTCCTGTCGTATGCCTTGTAATGGCCTCCCGATAGGCTACCTGCGGAGGTGAAGAAAGCATTTCAAGGTTATGCTCTCTCTTCGCCCTGTCCATAATGATCTCTAAGTGAAGCTCGCCCATACCGGAGAGGATCACCTCTCCTGTTTCATTATCAAGTCTCACGGTGAGTGATGGGTCTTCGACGGTGTATTTATTGAAGACAAGCCACATCTTCTTGAGGTCATCCTTCTTTTTCGGCGCGATAGCACAGGAAACGACAGGCGATGGAACCTCTATCGTCTCGAAAGATATATGCATGTCGGGGTTCGTGAGCGTATCACCCGTTGAGGCGCCTTTCAAACCGACAATTGCACAAATATCTCCGGCCTCTACCTTTTTTACCTCTTCCCTTTTATTTGCATGGAGCCTCATGATCCTGCCGATCCGTTCCGTTTTCAATTTTGTTGTATTCAGAACGGTGTCGCCTGTTTTCAATTCACCTGAATAGATCCTGATATAGCTCAGATGGCCGACAAATGGGTCATTCATGATCTTAAAAACGAGTCCGCTGAACTTTTCATCCTTTGTGCCGACGAGGGTCTTCTCTTCCCCGTCTTCTGTCCAGCAGTTATGCGGCGAGATATCCAGAGGCGCCGGGAGATAATCCACTATCGCGTCAAGAAGCGGCTGGATACCTTTGTTTTTAAAGGCACTGCCGCACAGCACCGGCAGTATGTTCCCATTTAGAGTCCCCTTACGTATAACCCTCTTGATCTCGCTCTCTTCGATCTCATCACCTTCCAGAAACCGTGACATGAGGTCGTCGTCGATCTCGGAAAGCGTTTCCATCATTCTTTCCCGTGCCGCATGAACCTCATTGACCATATGTAACGGTATGTCGCAGAGGGAATATTCATATCCAAGCCTGTCCTTGTCGTAAAGGATCGCTTTTTGGGCCATCACATCTACAACACCAAGGAATTCATCTCCTTCCTTGATCGGTAACTGCAGGACCAGCGGATTGGCCTTTAATACTTCCTGTATCATGGCAATGCATTTCCGGAAATCAGCCCCGGGTCTGTCCATCTTGTTCACGAAACCTATCCTTGGCACGCCGTAGCGATCTGCCTGCCTCCAGACAGTTTCGGATTGCGGCTCAACGCCCTCTACCCCTGAGAAGAGCGCCACAGCTCCATCGAGAACCCTCAATGACCTGCCTACTTCTATTGTAAAATCGATATGGCCCGGTGTGTCGATAATGTTTATCCTGTGGTCATTCCAGAAACATGTGGTGGCCGCTGCGGTGATAGTGATGCCCCGTTCTTTTTCCTCTTCCATCCAATCCATCGTCGCGGCGCCGTCATCAACTTCCCCGATCCTGTTATTTACCCCTGTATAGAACAGCATCCGCTCAGTAGCAGTCGTTTTCCCTGCATCAATATGAGCCATGATCCCAACATTTCTTACATTTTGATTCATAACGAATATACTACCATCTGTAATGGGCAAAAGCCTTGTTGGCTTCCGCCATCTTGTGGGTATCCTCCCTCTTCTTTACGGCACCGCCCTTGTTGTTATATGCATCGATGATCTCTCCTGCGAGCTTTTCGACCATCGTTCTCTCTGACCTCTCCCGCGCATACCTGATGAGCCACCTGATGCCCAGAGAGAGTTTCCTGTTCAACCTTACCTCAACGGGCACCTGATATGTTGCCCCGCCGACGCGTCTCGCTTTCACCTCTATCTCAGGCCTGATATTTTCAACTGCCTTATGAAAAACCTTTAACGGTTCGTCCTTGAGCTTGCTTTCGATAAGATTGAATGCACCATATACAATACCCGTTGCAGTACTCTTTTTCCCGTCCAGCATGACGCAGCTTACAAGCCTCTGCACGAGCAAGTCGTTATATTTCGGGTCAGGCAGTTTTTCTCTCTTTGAGACATGTCCTTTTCTTGGCATGAAAATACTCCTTTATTGCTTCGGTCTCTTGGCGCCGTATTTCGATCTGCTCTTCTTTCTGTTTACCACGCCGCTCGCATCCAGAGAACCCCTGATAATATGATACCGGACACCGGGCAAGTCTTTT is a window of Syntrophorhabdaceae bacterium DNA encoding:
- the fusA gene encoding elongation factor G; translation: MNQNVRNVGIMAHIDAGKTTATERMLFYTGVNNRIGEVDDGAATMDWMEEEKERGITITAAATTCFWNDHRINIIDTPGHIDFTIEVGRSLRVLDGAVALFSGVEGVEPQSETVWRQADRYGVPRIGFVNKMDRPGADFRKCIAMIQEVLKANPLVLQLPIKEGDEFLGVVDVMAQKAILYDKDRLGYEYSLCDIPLHMVNEVHAARERMMETLSEIDDDLMSRFLEGDEIEESEIKRVIRKGTLNGNILPVLCGSAFKNKGIQPLLDAIVDYLPAPLDISPHNCWTEDGEEKTLVGTKDEKFSGLVFKIMNDPFVGHLSYIRIYSGELKTGDTVLNTTKLKTERIGRIMRLHANKREEVKKVEAGDICAIVGLKGASTGDTLTNPDMHISFETIEVPSPVVSCAIAPKKKDDLKKMWLVFNKYTVEDPSLTVRLDNETGEVILSGMGELHLEIIMDRAKREHNLEMLSSPPQVAYREAITRHTTGTGKYIKQSGGRGQYGHVVLQVSPHEGAGFIFENKTVGGVIPREYISSIEAGIKETLEKGTTYGYPLIDIKVELLDGSYHEVDSSELAFKLAGSIGVKDAIAKANPVLLEPVMKVDINVPGDFIGSVISDISSRRGRIAEIGDRNDFKSILAYLPLDEMFGYTTRLRSVTQGRGYYSMEFFHYAPVPQHIYENVLKNRDKNQTEVLYG
- the rpsG gene encoding 30S ribosomal protein S7; this translates as MPRKGHVSKREKLPDPKYNDLLVQRLVSCVMLDGKKSTATGIVYGAFNLIESKLKDEPLKVFHKAVENIRPEIEVKARRVGGATYQVPVEVRLNRKLSLGIRWLIRYARERSERTMVEKLAGEIIDAYNNKGGAVKKREDTHKMAEANKAFAHYRW